GCCGGGTCTCGTGCGCCGCGATGGCTTCGTCGTGCTTCGCCTCGCTCATGCCGCGGCCGAACCGCTCCAGCTCGTCGCGCCACTGGGTGGACATCTCGATCGCCATCTCCAGGGCCTCGACCTCCTGGTCCTCCCGGGCGCCGGGCTGGGCGCCGAGGTCGGAGAGGGTGCGGGGCTGGGCCGGCTCGTCGAGACGGACGTCAGCCTCGGACTTGACGGAGGCGGCGAACTGGCCGCCGGTGGGGACACCGGCGGCGACACGGCTGGCGTGGTTCGAGGTGGTCATCGTGGTCACTTCCAGTTCTCGGGGTGGTAGCGGGACCAGGTCGTGCTGACGGCCCGGGAGCGGGCGGCCGACTCGGCGCGGTCGAGGGCGTCGATGCCTTCGGCGAGGGGCTCTTCGGCGTATTCGACGTCGGCGCGCACCTCGCTGGAGCCGGGGTCGTCGGGATCGGTGTGGGCGGTCCAGCTCGTGACCTGTTCGACGGCGTAGACAAGTCGGGTGCCGCCGACCTCCCCGCGGATTCCGTCGGCGTAGCGGCGCAGCTGCTGGATCTCGTCGCGGACGTCCTGGTGGTGATCGGGGTGGACGACGCCACCGAGGGTCTCCAGCGCGCTGGCCTTCTCCTCGGCCGCGCGGGCAGCATCAAGCCGGTCGACGATCTCCTCCCAATCGGAGTAGTCCAGGCGCGGCGTGCCCAACTGGCCGTCGAGATGGGCGGTGACGAAAGTGCGGACTTCCGCGCTCACGAAAGGCTCGTCGTGGCTGGGCATCGCCCAGGTGGAGAAGACCGACGGCTCGATACCCAGGGACGCGTCACCGGCGGCCTGGACGGTCTCGTCGTAGTAGCCGTCGGGCCGTGGGCTGACCCGCACCGGCCGTCCTTCGGCGAGGGCGATGAGGCGGGCCTCCTCGGCGTTCATGAGGGGCCTCTCGGCCAGGGCGACACCGGAGGCCTCGCCCCGTGGGCTGGTCGCGAACTGGCCGCCCGTGGGGACTCCAGCGGCGATCCGGTCGGGGTACTGGTTGCTCATGCCCGAAGGTGTGCGGGGGCATCCGGCCGACGACCGTGACGGGGAGGCGCAACGCTAGGGTTCGGCCGGTGAAGCCTCGGGGACTGCGCAGCATCAGTCCGGTCGACTGGATCGGCATCGTCGCGGGTGACGTCGTGTTGGCGCGTCTGATCCTCCGCGCCCAGACCGAGGTGTGGCCCTGGGGCTTCGAGGTCGGCGAGGTCGTCAACGATGTGGCGATCGCCATCGTGACCGCCTGCTTCTTCAACTGGCTCGTCGTCGAACGACCTCGCAGACGAGACCTGGCCCGGATCTACGGGGTGATGGGTGAGTCGGTGCTCGCGCTGGGCACGGTCTCGCTCGACATCTGGGCGGCGTTCACCGAGACCGTCGACGGCCAGCCGGACTACGAGACGGTCCCCACGGCCGATGACTGGCTCAGGGTCTGCGGGGAGCTGGACTTCGACACGCCCTTGGTCGGCGTCTGGAAGTTCCGTGCAGACGGCGACGCCGGCCCGGCCCTCGTCCGCGAGTTCCTCCAGGACGAGTTCGACCGAGCTGACCTGCTCCTGGGGCGCATCACACCTGTGCTCAGCGGTCTGCCGAACGAACTGGTGACGCTGATCCAGAAGGAGCGGGGCACCCGAATGCGGACGGTCGGCGTGAGACGCGCAACCAGGCTCTACCCCTCGATGGCCGACTACCACTTCGACCTTGCGGAGTACGTCCACGTGGGGGAGGAGATCATCGCCTACTACGAGGCGCACATCCGCTCAGCCGACATGCTGAGGCCGTCTGGCCGCGAGGTGTAGGTCATCGCGTTGAGCGCGCACCGTTCGCCGAGCTGGATCAGCGTGCGGACATGGGTGAAGTCGAGGACGTGCCCTGAGGAGAAGGAGTCGTCGATGCGCAGCCGGATGACCTCCACGCCCGGCTCGAAGACCACGGCAGGCTGGTTGGCGACGGTGGCCATCAGGGCCGCGACGAGGACGTCGATGGGCGTACGCAGGTCACGGTGCAAGCCGGTCTTGGTGGCGTCGAGCACGAACACCCGGTCTCCCGGCCGAGCGATCGCGTTGGCTGCCGTGAGCGGCACGTTCTCGGCGATGCCGGCGTCGACGTGACGCGTGGGCGCGCTGTCGGCCCCAGGCAGGATCGTCGGAGGGAAGACGCCGGGCAGTGCTGCGGACGCGGCCACGATCTCGGCGAGCCGCCCACGCTCGTGATGCACGGGACGCCCAGTGCCGAGGTCGGTGGTCGCGATGAGTGTGCGCACGGACAGGTCCTCGAGCATCGAGACACCGATCCAGTCCTCGACGAGACGGCGGAGGGGAGCGGAGTCAAAGAGGTAGGGGCGACGACGAGCGAGGTTCGCCATCGCGGTGCGACGGACGCCCAGCAGCGTCCTGCTTGTCATGGCTGCCCAGCGATCGGCCAGCTCGTCGACACGACCAGGCGTCGGGTCGGCCGCGAGAAAAGCGGCGTTGATGGCGCCGACGGAACCGCCGATCAGGATGTCGGGCCGTACGCCGGCAGCGAAGAGGCCGCGCAACATCCCCACCTGGACGGCGCCTCGAGATCCACCACCGGAGCACACGAAGATGGAGCGACCGGCTGGCACCTGGGGGCTCTCGTGCACCGGAGAGAGGCCGCGACGACGTGGCAACCGCAAGATCGTCATACCCAAGAGGTGTGCGGCCGCCCCTCCCTCGCTCCCATGCCCGCAAGCGGTGAGCCACTGCCCCGACGCCGCACACACTCTGCTCGACACCCACCCGAGCGAGGAGAGCCCGATGTCTTCGCCCCACCCGGCCGAACCGGGCCGGGTGTCTCGAAGGACGACCGATCGCCGCATGACGGCGCGTGGCATAGGTCTACGCGACGGGGCAGACGGTCAGCCTCGACCCCTTACCGTCTGCCCCGTCGACACGCTCATCAGCACCTCCGGACGGATAACCCGTCGCGGAATGTCGGTGGTCCGCTCTACCGTTCAGCCCAGCACGACAATCAGCACCACACAGACAAGGACCCGGCCCGTGAACACCGCACCCAGCAACCTCGACACCCGCCTCGCGGGCCGTCGCGATGCGCTGAAGCGCGCCCACAAGCCGGCACAGCAGCCCATGCGCAATCGCCGCTGGCTGCCCGCCCACGCGGAACGCCCTTGCTCTAGGTGCTGACATCACCCAGACCCTCGCACCGAGGGAACCAGGGCCGTTCCACAGAGGCGCACCGCCTCCGAGGAGCGGCCTTTGTGCTGCCTGGGGCTGCCGAGCAGCGAGATGGCGTCGGATCGACAACAACTGAACACCGCACAGAGGGACGTAGCTCAACCGGTAGAGCGCCGGTCTCCAAAACCGAAGGTTCCAGGTTCGAGTCCTGGCGTCTCTGCGCATCGAGGAAGGTCCCGCGGGCACCGGACCCGGGGCTGGTCACGAACCAGCTCCAGTGGCACCGGGCTAACGGTCAAAGGGCCGTGGGGCAGCCTTCCCGACTCGCCGGCTCCGGCCGACGAGGGCAAACTCAACAGTGAACAGCACGACGAACAGCCGGACCCCCAGTGGGGAGCGGCCGCTCGTCGCCGCAGCGCCTTGGCCGGAGACGGCGAGGGAAGCCAACTCTGCGGCAGCACTCTCCGGGCGCCCGAGCCGCGAGCCAACACGGTCGCGACTCGGGCATCCGGAGGTGACCTGGCCTCGTGGCGCAGTGGTAGCGCAGCCGCCTGTCGAGCGGAAGGTCGCCGGTTCAACCCCGGTCGAGGCCGCCACCGGCGAGACCAATGTCGGTGCGATGAGGCATCGTGGCCACGCCGCACACGTGCAGTACGGCAGAGCGCAGCATGGCGCCAGCCCGGTCAGACAAGGAGCTCGTCATGTACGACCCCCGCGACGTGTTCGGCCTGGACATCGAGACCGACAACTCCCCGGGCTCCGACGGCCTGGACCCGACCAAGAGCCGCATCACCGAGATCGCCGTCGACGTGGACGCCAGCATCGGCGACGGCGAGGTCTTCACCGGACCCGAGCACCAGATCCTCCACGACCTTCAAGCCTTCATCGACGACCTCCAGCCCGGCCTGCTCACCACCTGGAACGGCACGTTCTTCGACTGGCCCTTCATCGCCTCCCGCCGAGCCGCCATCCCCATGCACCTGGACTTCGGTCTCCGCCTCGCTCTCGCACCGCAGCTGACGCCCAAGTACGACTACCTGCCCGGCCACACCACCGGCTACTCCGCCCACTGGGCCAACGCCGACGGCACCCTGCTGCACGCCCATCTCGACGTCATGGGCGGCTACCGCCGCTACGCCCAGGAGCACAACATCTCGTGGTCCTTGAAGCCCGTCGCTCGCTCGCTCGGCATCGAGATGGTTGAGCTCGACCGCGCCAACCTGCACGACTACACCGACCTCGAGCGCAAGGCCTACTGCCTCTCCGACGCCCGCGGCACCAGGCTCCTGGCCCTTCGCCAGCTCGGCCTTGACTAATACCAGAACTGACCGCCCGGCGGCATGCCGACAACTCGAGGGCGCGACAGAACGACGCGGACCCCTGTCCGCTCGCCCGCAAGGGCAAATGGGGAGGTGGCAGACGTGGCGATGCACCTGCTTTGCAAGCAGACCCAGGCGGGTTCGACTCCCGTCCTCTCCACTCGACCAACAACAACGCCCGCCTGGTGGAACAGGTAGACACGCACGGCTCAGGTCCGTGTGCCGCAAGGCACGGGAGTTCGACTCTCCCGGCGGGCACTCAGCAACACCAGACCGGACGTAGGCCAGCGGCTAGGCCACCTGCTTTGGGAGCAGGGGAGCGGGGGTTCGAGTCCCTCCGTCCGGACCCAGCCAAGGCGACACGCACGTCCCCGGTGGCCCCGGGGAACCCCACCATGCCGGGTCACGCATGGCGCCACTCCGGGCGACGTACGGAGGACATCCCGAGTCGGGGGAAGAGCGTGATGAGCGCACCGGCCGCGGTACGACAGCGCGAAGCCCATCCGGCCACTGTCCTGCCCGTGAGCGGGCCCACCACGTGTGGGCACAGCCACCGCGACTCGGGCGCCATTCCCCGGTAGCTCAGACGGCAGAGCAGCTCCCTGTTAAGGAGACGGTCCCAGGTTCGAGTCCTGGTTGGGGAGCCCGGCCCACGAGGGCCTGTGGGGATTGGTCCAGTTGGCACGGACGTCCGGCTCTGGACCGGAAGACCGAGGTTCGAGTCCTCGATGCCCAGCGCAACACCACCCGGTCCCACGCGACCGCAGGGGGCGTAGTGGAGTGGAACCACGCGGGGCATCCGCGGCATAGGACCAGGTGGCGTACGAAGCAACCCAGTGTCACCGGAGGGAGGCGAGATCTTGAGACTGCTCGTTCCAGCGGACTGCCTGAGATGCAACGAGTCCTTCTCGCGGCGCCCCAGCGGCGCGGACAAGATGAAGTTCTGCGGCCGTCTGTGCTCCTCGCTCTGGAGAAGCGAGCAGGCCACAGGCGCGACGCGATGCAACGTGTGTCGAATCTGCGGAGGACCCAAGAGCGACGGCGGTCGCTGGCCCCACTGCACGCACTGTG
This is a stretch of genomic DNA from Nocardioides sp. InS609-2. It encodes these proteins:
- a CDS encoding patatin-like phospholipase family protein gives rise to the protein MHESPQVPAGRSIFVCSGGGSRGAVQVGMLRGLFAAGVRPDILIGGSVGAINAAFLAADPTPGRVDELADRWAAMTSRTLLGVRRTAMANLARRRPYLFDSAPLRRLVEDWIGVSMLEDLSVRTLIATTDLGTGRPVHHERGRLAEIVAASAALPGVFPPTILPGADSAPTRHVDAGIAENVPLTAANAIARPGDRVFVLDATKTGLHRDLRTPIDVLVAALMATVANQPAVVFEPGVEVIRLRIDDSFSSGHVLDFTHVRTLIQLGERCALNAMTYTSRPDGLSMSAERMCAS
- a CDS encoding 3'-5' exonuclease: MYDPRDVFGLDIETDNSPGSDGLDPTKSRITEIAVDVDASIGDGEVFTGPEHQILHDLQAFIDDLQPGLLTTWNGTFFDWPFIASRRAAIPMHLDFGLRLALAPQLTPKYDYLPGHTTGYSAHWANADGTLLHAHLDVMGGYRRYAQEHNISWSLKPVARSLGIEMVELDRANLHDYTDLERKAYCLSDARGTRLLALRQLGLD